CGGCTTTTCCGGCGGCACCATGGAGCGCCCGGCGCTGCGCCGTCTGCTGACGGATATCGACGCCGGGAAGATAGACTTGATCGTGGTCTATAAGATCGACAGGCTTTCGCGCTCGCTGCTCGACTTTATGAAGATGATTGAGGTGTTCAATGAAAAGGGTGTCAGCTTTGTCTCGGTCACCCAGCACTTCAGCACCACCGATCCAACCGGCAGGATGTTTCTCGGCATCCTGATCACCTTTGCCCAATACGAGCGGGAGGTCATCGCCGAACGTATCCGGGACAAGGTGGCGGCCGCCAAGCGCCGGGGGAAATATTGCGGCGGCGTGCCCATCTTCGGTTACGATGTCGACCGGGAAAAAAAGAAACTGCTGGTCAACCCGGATGAAGCCAAGACAGTGCAGTATATCTTCCGCCGGTTCATCCAGATCGGCTCGGCAAAGAAGCTTGGGCAGGAACTGAACGAGCAGGGATACCGCACCAAGGCCTGGACTACCAAGAAAGGCAAGGTGCGCGAAGGCTCCGAATGGAACACCGCCCATATTTACCGGCTGCTGAACAACCGGATTTATATCGGCGAGATCGCCCATAAGGACCGCAGTTACCCCGGGGAACAAGATGGGATCATCGACCGGGCGACCTGGGACAAGGTGCAGGCCAGCCTGGCAGACAACAAACCGGTCAAGATATCCATGGCCAGAACCAAAATGGTCGCCCCTCTGAAAGGCGTTATCCGCTGCGGCCACTGCGGATGCTCGATGGGGCCGACCTACACTCGCAAGAACGGCCGACACTACACCTATTACATCTGCGAGAAGGACAGCAAACGGACTGTGAGCCGCTGCCCTCTCAAACGGATTCCCGCCGGGGACATCGAGCAGGCCGTGGTCGAGCAGTTGAGCGCGGTGTTCCGCACGCCGACGCTGGTGGCCAAGACCTACTTCGCGGCCCGTGACATCGAGAAGGCGGAGCGGGAGCGGCTGTTCAAGCAGAAAGACCAACTCGAGATGGAACTGTCACAGGCTCGGGAGCAAGCCATCGAACTGATGAAACCCGGCAACGATCAGCCGGGCAAGGCCGAGATGCTGACGACCGTCAACCGCCAGGCGGTCGAGCTCTCGAAACAACTGACGCATGTGAGCGAGCGGTGCAAAGCCTACCAGGGGAACAGCATCACGGAGCTGGACGTCTCGGAGGCCTTCCAGAATATCGAGGGCTTCTGGGAGGACCTTTTTCCGATAGAGCGGAACCGGCTCATCCGCCTCCTGGTAGACAAGGTAGAGATCCGCGAGACTGGAATCGATATGGAGCTGCGCACCAACGGGCTGACGACGCTTATCGCCGAGCTGGCTGGCCTGGCATGCGAAGTCACTGAACGGAGGGCAAGCCGATGAAAATCAAACCGACCATTACCGTGGCCGACAACGGCAACTTGCAGATCCACATCCCGATGCTCATCCGGCGCATGCGCGGCCGCAAGACGGTTATTGCTCCCCAGGCGCTGGATGGAGAAATCCCCGGGGCGCAGGTGCCGGTGCAGTCCGCCATCCTCCAGGCGCTGGCAAGAGCCTTTTCCTGGGCCGACATCCTCGAATCCGGCCAGATCAAGTCCATCAGCGAGCTTGCCCGTACCCTCGACGTCGACGGCTCGTATGTGACCCGCATTCTCAAGCTAACGACCCTTGCCCCGGACATCGTCGAA
This portion of the Candidatus Cloacimonadota bacterium genome encodes:
- a CDS encoding recombinase family protein encodes the protein MLDNANVVPGRNKTLRCAIYTRKSHEEGLEQEFNSLDAQRESAEAYIESQRMQGWTALSDRYDDGGFSGGTMERPALRRLLTDIDAGKIDLIVVYKIDRLSRSLLDFMKMIEVFNEKGVSFVSVTQHFSTTDPTGRMFLGILITFAQYEREVIAERIRDKVAAAKRRGKYCGGVPIFGYDVDREKKKLLVNPDEAKTVQYIFRRFIQIGSAKKLGQELNEQGYRTKAWTTKKGKVREGSEWNTAHIYRLLNNRIYIGEIAHKDRSYPGEQDGIIDRATWDKVQASLADNKPVKISMARTKMVAPLKGVIRCGHCGCSMGPTYTRKNGRHYTYYICEKDSKRTVSRCPLKRIPAGDIEQAVVEQLSAVFRTPTLVAKTYFAARDIEKAERERLFKQKDQLEMELSQAREQAIELMKPGNDQPGKAEMLTTVNRQAVELSKQLTHVSERCKAYQGNSITELDVSEAFQNIEGFWEDLFPIERNRLIRLLVDKVEIRETGIDMELRTNGLTTLIAELAGLACEVTERRASR